The genomic window TACAAAAATCCACCCCGGTTTGAATGTTGGCGTGGGTAAAGATTGGACAATCTTCGCAAAGATCGATGGCATTGTAACTTTTGAAAACAAGGGAAAAACAAAAAGGCAGGTCAGCATTTATCCGCAAAAAAGTGTTTAGGTGTTTGAGTGTTTAATTATTTAAGTTCTCAGCCCTCTTATGAGGGCTTTTTTATTTGAGATATGAAGCACGTTAATGATTACGTGAGTGGTGAAAAATGCGGGTGACAGCCGCGCAGAGGGTGCGAGGGGCCCCTTTTTTGGGGAGACGCACCCCGAGCGGCTGGCAGGACCCGCATTTTTCACCACTCACGTAATCACCAAGGACGAAATGAAATTTATTGACGAAGCTATTATTGAAATCAAAGCAGGGGATGGTGGAGACGGCTGTGTCAGTTTTCGCCGGGAAAAATATGTCGCCCGTGGAGGTCCGGATGGAGGCAATGGGGGACACGGCGGCAGTTGTATTGTCAAATCCAAAGCTGGCATTACCACTTTGATGGATCTGAAATACCGGAAACATTTCGAAGCACAGAACGGAGAACATGGTAAAGGGAAAAACATGTACGGCAAGTCGGGCGAAGATGTGGCGATTGTTGTACCTGTGGGAACGGTTGTCAAAGATCCCGATTCTAAAACCGTATTGATTGATTTTACAAAACCGAATCAGGAATTTGTGGTGGCGAAAGGGGGAAGAGGGGGGCACGGCAATGCGCACTACGCCTCTTCCACCCGTCAAGCTCCCGATTTTGCCAATAAGGGAACCCCCGGCAAAGAATGCCGCATTCTTCTTGAATTAAAACTTCTGGCCGATGTGGGG from Deltaproteobacteria bacterium includes these protein-coding regions:
- the rpmA gene encoding 50S ribosomal protein L27, with product MAHKKAGGSTKNGRDSHGQRRGVKRYSGQLVKAGNILVRQCGTKIHPGLNVGVGKDWTIFAKIDGIVTFENKGKTKRQVSIYPQKSV